The following proteins are encoded in a genomic region of Leifsonia psychrotolerans:
- a CDS encoding SDR family NAD(P)-dependent oxidoreductase: protein MPVIAIIGAGPGLGAAVARKFGREGFAVALVSRDQPKLDALAAELEADGVTARGYAADVLEPAELEAALARAAAELGPITTLQYSPLPSRDYLKPVLDLVPELALEALQFSALGLIHAVRTVLPAMRETGDGSIILINGGTSVKARAGFAGTSLAFPAESAYGEMLHEALEDEGVRVRQLVIPGGIPKLQLPNGIDDVAARIWEIHATAGPFRTMLIPLEDGRE, encoded by the coding sequence ATGCCCGTCATCGCAATCATCGGAGCTGGACCGGGACTCGGAGCAGCGGTTGCTCGTAAGTTCGGACGCGAGGGGTTCGCGGTCGCCCTGGTTTCGAGGGACCAACCGAAGCTCGACGCTCTAGCCGCGGAGCTCGAAGCGGATGGCGTGACCGCCCGTGGTTACGCTGCCGACGTGCTAGAACCGGCTGAGCTCGAGGCCGCGCTCGCGCGTGCCGCAGCCGAGTTGGGTCCGATCACGACGCTGCAGTACAGCCCTCTGCCGTCGCGCGACTACCTGAAGCCGGTGCTCGATTTGGTTCCCGAGCTGGCACTGGAAGCGCTGCAGTTCTCAGCGCTCGGTCTCATCCATGCAGTGCGCACCGTGCTGCCGGCAATGCGTGAGACAGGGGACGGCAGCATCATCCTGATTAACGGCGGGACCTCGGTGAAGGCACGCGCCGGTTTCGCCGGAACATCGCTTGCCTTTCCGGCCGAAAGCGCCTACGGCGAGATGCTTCACGAAGCGCTCGAGGATGAGGGTGTCCGCGTCCGTCAGCTCGTCATTCCGGGAGGCATTCCCAAGCTTCAGCTGCCCAACGGCATCGACGATGTCGCCGCTCGCATCTGGGAGATCCACGCCACCGCTGGTCCCTTTCGCACGATGCTCATTCCGCTCGAGGACGGCAGGGAGTAG
- a CDS encoding DUF2695 domain-containing protein — translation MDTKTITEEAEQILRDAAETMSAPRGGECLVCFVIRQLDEFGCDNSHRFVLRYRERCAPRASSLLTRLSDMGACCCDCELTLNAYDLHDSLWKPRQGNLDSDGDDEVRDREWPEEMPPCQGVRRGSTQPCANWVRRRRW, via the coding sequence ATGGATACGAAGACTATTACTGAAGAAGCCGAGCAGATTCTCCGCGATGCGGCAGAAACGATGTCTGCTCCTCGAGGCGGCGAATGCCTCGTCTGTTTTGTCATTCGTCAACTCGATGAATTTGGGTGCGATAACAGCCATCGATTCGTTCTGCGCTACCGCGAACGTTGTGCGCCGCGAGCCTCCTCGCTTCTGACGCGATTGTCTGACATGGGAGCCTGCTGTTGCGATTGCGAGCTCACTCTCAACGCTTACGATCTGCACGACTCGCTGTGGAAGCCGAGGCAGGGGAACCTCGATTCCGACGGCGATGATGAGGTGCGCGATCGTGAATGGCCTGAGGAGATGCCTCCCTGCCAGGGTGTGCGCCGCGGATCCACTCAACCGTGCGCTAACTGGGTTCGGCGCCGCCGCTGGTGA
- the ychF gene encoding redox-regulated ATPase YchF — MALTIAIVGLPNVGKSTLFNALTKNNVLAANYPFATIEPNVGVVNLPDKRLGALAEVFGSERLLPAPVSFVDIAGIVRGASEGEGLGNKFLANIREADAIAQVIRGFADPDVVHVDGAVNPASDMETINTELILADLQTLEKAVARFEKEVKGRKAEPIVLETAKKAQEFLDAGKPLSASTIDLEPIKELGLLTVKPFIYVFNVDEAVLQDAEKLATLSALVAPAHAVFLDAKLESELAELDDEDAAEMLASTGQSESGLDQLARIGFDTLGLQTYLTAGPKETRAWTIPKGATAPQAAGVIHTDFQKGFIKAEIISFEDLIETGSVAEARAKGKARMEGKEYVMQDGDVVEFRFNV; from the coding sequence GTGGCTCTCACTATTGCAATCGTCGGTCTGCCCAATGTCGGCAAGTCCACCCTCTTCAACGCTCTCACCAAGAACAACGTGCTCGCGGCGAACTACCCGTTCGCCACGATCGAGCCGAACGTCGGTGTGGTGAACCTGCCCGACAAGCGCCTGGGCGCCCTCGCCGAAGTTTTCGGCAGCGAGCGTCTGCTGCCCGCCCCGGTGTCGTTCGTCGACATCGCCGGCATCGTGCGCGGCGCCAGCGAGGGCGAAGGCTTGGGTAACAAGTTCCTAGCGAACATCCGTGAGGCGGATGCAATCGCCCAGGTCATCCGGGGATTCGCCGACCCTGACGTGGTGCACGTTGACGGCGCGGTCAACCCGGCCAGTGACATGGAGACCATCAACACCGAGCTGATCCTCGCCGACCTGCAGACCCTCGAGAAGGCCGTCGCGCGCTTCGAGAAAGAGGTCAAGGGGCGCAAGGCCGAACCGATCGTGCTCGAGACCGCCAAGAAGGCGCAGGAGTTCCTCGACGCCGGTAAGCCGCTATCTGCTTCGACCATCGACCTGGAGCCCATCAAGGAACTCGGTCTGCTGACCGTCAAACCGTTCATCTACGTGTTCAACGTCGACGAGGCCGTGCTGCAGGATGCCGAGAAGCTCGCAACCCTGTCGGCTCTCGTCGCGCCGGCCCACGCCGTCTTCCTCGATGCCAAGCTCGAGTCGGAGCTCGCCGAGCTCGACGACGAGGATGCTGCCGAGATGCTCGCCTCCACCGGCCAGTCCGAGAGCGGTCTCGATCAGCTCGCCCGCATCGGCTTCGATACCCTCGGCCTGCAGACCTACCTGACCGCCGGTCCGAAAGAGACCCGCGCCTGGACGATCCCGAAGGGTGCCACCGCGCCGCAGGCTGCCGGTGTCATTCACACCGACTTCCAGAAGGGCTTCATCAAGGCCGAGATCATCTCGTTCGAGGACCTGATCGAGACCGGTTCGGTTGCCGAGGCCCGGGCCAAGGGCAAGGCCCGCATGGAGGGCAAGGAATACGTCATGCAGGATGGCGACGTGGTTGAGTTCCGCTTCAACGTATAG
- a CDS encoding exonuclease domain-containing protein, producing MPLNFTAIDFETANSSSASACSVGLVKVRDGKVVDTANWLIRPPAGHDAFQEWNIKIHGIRPEDVEKAPTWAKQLPYLVAFAGGDHLVAHNAGFDLGVISKATQVVGLEVPNFNYVCSLQVARRTYHLDSYRLPVAAMAAGFEDFAHHDALADAEACAAIMIDAAKRHSALNLEQLAHITRVKVGAIGPIATKEQASTHGPMALN from the coding sequence GTGCCTTTGAACTTCACCGCCATTGACTTTGAAACCGCCAACTCCTCGAGCGCGTCGGCGTGCTCGGTCGGCCTGGTGAAGGTGCGCGACGGCAAAGTCGTCGACACGGCGAACTGGCTGATCCGGCCGCCGGCCGGCCACGATGCATTCCAGGAATGGAATATTAAGATTCACGGCATCCGTCCTGAAGACGTTGAGAAGGCGCCCACCTGGGCGAAACAGCTGCCGTACTTGGTGGCCTTTGCCGGCGGGGACCACCTCGTCGCCCACAACGCGGGCTTCGACCTCGGCGTGATTTCGAAGGCGACCCAGGTCGTCGGCCTCGAGGTGCCCAACTTCAACTACGTCTGCAGCTTGCAGGTAGCCCGCCGCACCTACCACCTCGACTCCTACCGCCTGCCGGTGGCCGCGATGGCCGCGGGATTCGAAGACTTCGCGCACCACGACGCCCTCGCCGACGCGGAGGCCTGCGCGGCGATCATGATCGACGCGGCCAAGCGGCACTCGGCCTTGAATCTGGAGCAGCTCGCTCACATTACCCGGGTCAAGGTCGGCGCGATCGGGCCGATCGCCACCAAAGAACAGGCCTCGACGCACGGCCCGATGGCGCTGAACTGA
- the rmuC gene encoding DNA recombination protein RmuC: MDPLLSLFLGLLIGALVGALVAVVILQRRGAAHSFVDDPAVIESRHQLALAELHARETAVSSVLREELASVQATSDALRQQVQVAQQQYRELAERQRAEQEARTEQERTESKVLQALAPVRESLHDMQKKVTELEAQRSVQHGELSQQLRSATESEERLRSTAESLASALRSNSTRGVWGETQLRSVVEAAGLIERVDFDLQSSITSDAGAGRPDMVVHLPGGKNIAVDAKVPFNAYLEASQIPASATGLEGVKRAELMKAHVKAVRDHITTLGSKAYWQGLDASPELVIAFIPSESLVSSALEADPSIMEFAFSKRVALSSPVTLWSVLKTVAFSWQQDVLTHDAQVLFDLSRELYSRLATTATHIEKLGRSIERTVKDYNGFVGSMERQVLPTARKLNALDESKVLAPLVGIEDTPRLLVAPEFVDPGFVDPGFVDPGFVDPELSAELEATQGDLDELDQRISH, from the coding sequence ATGGATCCATTGCTCAGCCTCTTTCTTGGTCTTCTCATCGGCGCGCTCGTTGGAGCGCTCGTGGCCGTCGTCATTCTGCAGCGCCGCGGCGCCGCGCATTCGTTCGTCGACGACCCGGCTGTGATCGAGTCGCGGCATCAGCTTGCCCTCGCCGAACTGCACGCCCGCGAGACCGCCGTCTCCTCGGTGCTGCGTGAAGAACTCGCCTCGGTGCAGGCCACCTCCGATGCGCTGCGCCAGCAGGTGCAGGTTGCCCAGCAGCAGTATCGCGAACTCGCCGAGCGTCAGCGCGCCGAGCAGGAGGCCCGCACCGAGCAGGAGCGCACCGAGAGCAAGGTGCTGCAGGCACTCGCCCCGGTGAGAGAGAGCTTGCACGACATGCAGAAGAAGGTCACCGAGCTTGAGGCGCAGCGCAGCGTGCAGCACGGTGAGCTGAGTCAGCAGCTGCGTTCGGCCACCGAATCGGAGGAACGCCTGCGCAGCACGGCCGAGTCGCTCGCTTCCGCCCTGCGCTCGAACAGCACCCGCGGAGTGTGGGGTGAGACCCAGCTTCGCAGCGTGGTCGAGGCCGCCGGGTTGATCGAGCGGGTCGACTTCGACCTGCAGTCGAGCATCACGTCGGATGCCGGTGCGGGACGCCCCGACATGGTCGTGCACCTGCCCGGGGGCAAGAACATTGCCGTCGATGCGAAGGTTCCGTTCAACGCTTACCTCGAAGCCAGCCAGATTCCGGCTTCGGCGACCGGGCTGGAGGGCGTCAAACGCGCCGAACTCATGAAGGCTCATGTGAAGGCGGTGCGCGACCACATCACCACGCTCGGCAGCAAGGCCTACTGGCAGGGGCTCGATGCCTCCCCCGAACTCGTGATTGCGTTCATCCCGAGCGAGTCGCTGGTGTCGTCAGCATTGGAGGCCGACCCCTCGATCATGGAGTTCGCATTCAGCAAGCGGGTGGCCCTGTCGTCGCCCGTCACTCTCTGGTCGGTGCTGAAGACCGTGGCCTTCAGCTGGCAACAAGACGTACTCACCCACGACGCCCAGGTGTTGTTCGACCTCAGCCGCGAGCTCTATTCGCGCCTGGCGACAACGGCCACGCACATCGAAAAACTCGGCCGCTCCATCGAGCGCACGGTGAAGGACTACAACGGTTTCGTCGGTTCCATGGAACGCCAAGTGCTGCCGACGGCGCGCAAGCTCAACGCGCTCGACGAGTCGAAGGTGCTCGCGCCGCTCGTGGGCATCGAAGACACACCGCGTCTCCTCGTCGCCCCAGAGTTTGTCGACCCGGGCTTTGTCGACCCGGGCTTCGTCGACCCGGGCTTTGTCGACCCAGAGCTCAGCGCTGAGCTCGAGGCCACGCAGGGTGATCTCGACGAGCTCGATCAGCGGATCTCCCACTAA